One Chlamydiota bacterium DNA segment encodes these proteins:
- the dnaC gene encoding Replicative DNA helicase, which produces MSTTEKIEIKLAPHSKESEMLVLGCMLSYENALNVCADGLDDTDFYFTEHQTIFYVLKDLYKQDKPADIHLVAEELKRKKKLGTIGGVAYLIALAQYAGTSANIEEYIDIVKGKALLRRMINAAQIVEKKALADPKDVQEVLDEAQQRFFEINQKANPNAGLLVKDLLSGVRSKTHLPFLKELEGRQEEFQKKGPNESKITGLPSGFIDLDRIVNGLGASNLIILAARPAMGKTGFAINMAEKICFDLKKPVGIFSLEMSSEQIMQRMISSRSEVESEKILTGSLNGEEYQRVVDECNKMQGGTMVIDDQGGIRITDLRSRARRMKEIYDIQVLFIDYLQLISGSGHTRAIENRQMEVSEISRMLKALAKELDIPVVCLSQLSRRVEERTGHRPQMSDLRESGSIEQDADVVIFMLRPDYYDPNDRPGLTEIIVGKNRHGRTGNTEITFLPRFAQFANLAKDN; this is translated from the coding sequence ATGAGTACTACAGAAAAAATTGAAATCAAATTGGCTCCCCATTCAAAAGAATCGGAAATGCTTGTTTTAGGATGTATGCTTTCTTATGAAAATGCCCTAAATGTCTGTGCCGATGGTTTGGATGATACCGATTTTTACTTCACCGAACATCAAACCATCTTCTACGTATTAAAAGATCTCTACAAGCAAGATAAACCTGCAGATATCCATCTTGTTGCAGAAGAATTAAAACGCAAAAAAAAACTTGGAACTATTGGTGGTGTTGCCTATTTGATAGCGCTTGCGCAATATGCAGGCACTTCTGCTAATATTGAAGAATATATTGATATTGTAAAAGGTAAGGCTTTGCTTCGTCGCATGATCAATGCCGCACAAATTGTCGAAAAAAAAGCCCTTGCAGATCCGAAAGACGTTCAAGAAGTCTTAGACGAAGCACAACAGCGTTTTTTTGAGATCAACCAAAAAGCCAATCCTAATGCAGGACTTTTGGTCAAAGACTTACTTTCTGGAGTGCGCTCAAAAACACATCTTCCATTTCTTAAAGAATTGGAAGGGAGGCAAGAAGAATTTCAAAAAAAAGGACCTAATGAATCTAAAATCACAGGCCTTCCTAGCGGTTTTATTGATCTTGATAGAATCGTCAATGGGCTTGGTGCTTCTAATTTAATTATTTTAGCAGCAAGACCCGCAATGGGTAAAACAGGTTTTGCGATCAACATGGCAGAAAAAATCTGTTTTGATCTCAAAAAACCCGTGGGCATTTTTTCTTTAGAGATGTCTTCTGAACAAATTATGCAACGCATGATTTCTTCTAGATCTGAAGTAGAAAGCGAAAAAATTTTAACCGGCTCTCTTAATGGAGAGGAATACCAACGCGTTGTCGACGAGTGCAACAAAATGCAAGGGGGCACCATGGTGATCGATGACCAAGGTGGCATCAGAATCACAGACTTGCGTTCTAGAGCGCGTCGTATGAAAGAAATCTATGATATCCAGGTCCTTTTTATCGACTATTTACAGCTCATTTCTGGATCTGGGCACACACGCGCCATTGAAAACAGACAGATGGAAGTGTCTGAAATTTCACGTATGCTCAAAGCCCTTGCCAAAGAGCTCGACATCCCTGTTGTCTGTCTATCACAACTTTCTAGAAGAGTGGAAGAGCGCACAGGACATCGCCCTCAGATGTCTGACTTAAGAGAATCTGGATCGATTGAACAAGATGCTGATGTAGTGATCTTCATGCTTCGTCCTGACTATTATGATCCCAACGATAGACCTGGACTTACAGAAATCATTGTAGGTAAAAATCGACATGGACGCACAGGAAATACAGAAATTACGTTCCTACCACGTTTTGCACAATTTGCAAATCTTGCCAAAGACAATTAG
- the gspF gene encoding putative type II secretion system protein F produces MQFEYLALSIDGKKIKGFVLAETLMQAQEKLLEDDLVVLKITSSKKARHLHLKAEEKLQWAKLFLQLLQAGIPVYESMQMLKEQGNAKRLFLQDSLLEKLKAGKRLSEAMSEYPNCFDYIFVTTIKAAESSGKLEKAIETYIEFLEKQLKLKKQLISLLLYPTVILCFSLSALLLLLIVAIPSLQDLVQEESLNLLSKSVFALSSFLRHDYPILIVVLLSGFVMSTIIIKKKGLYPFLFKMPLVKTLLFQRDLFYFSKSAANLLENHVSLFETLQLSRGLLKHAGLKKLFLTVEAQVMEGKHISESLKDSALISPTLVQMLKIGEESASLHQSFSNIANMFEENMEKKLMRLMALLQPALIIFLGLFVGLIILSILMPLTNVSLDV; encoded by the coding sequence ATGCAATTTGAATACTTAGCGCTTTCTATCGACGGAAAAAAAATCAAAGGATTTGTTTTAGCAGAAACACTTATGCAGGCGCAAGAAAAACTGCTTGAAGATGATCTTGTGGTTTTAAAAATAACATCTTCAAAAAAAGCCAGACATTTACATTTAAAGGCGGAAGAAAAGTTGCAGTGGGCGAAATTGTTTTTACAACTTTTGCAAGCAGGTATTCCTGTGTATGAATCGATGCAGATGTTAAAAGAGCAAGGCAATGCAAAACGTCTATTTTTACAAGATTCTCTTTTAGAAAAATTGAAAGCAGGCAAACGTTTATCAGAAGCGATGAGTGAATATCCCAACTGTTTCGATTACATTTTTGTAACAACCATCAAGGCTGCAGAAAGCTCAGGAAAGCTAGAAAAAGCAATCGAAACCTACATTGAATTTTTAGAAAAACAATTAAAATTGAAAAAACAACTCATCTCTCTTTTGCTTTACCCTACTGTGATTTTGTGCTTTTCCCTTTCAGCTCTTTTACTTTTGCTCATTGTGGCGATTCCATCTTTGCAAGACCTTGTGCAAGAAGAGAGTTTAAACTTGTTATCCAAATCTGTCTTTGCGCTATCATCTTTTTTGCGCCATGATTATCCTATTCTCATCGTAGTTCTTCTGAGCGGGTTTGTCATGTCCACTATTATCATCAAAAAAAAAGGCCTTTACCCTTTTCTTTTTAAAATGCCTTTAGTTAAGACACTCCTTTTTCAAAGAGACCTCTTTTATTTTTCCAAAAGCGCGGCAAATCTTTTGGAAAACCATGTCTCTTTGTTTGAAACCTTGCAATTATCAAGGGGCCTTTTAAAACATGCTGGGTTAAAAAAACTATTTTTAACCGTTGAAGCACAGGTGATGGAAGGCAAGCACATCTCAGAGAGTTTAAAGGATAGTGCACTGATTTCTCCAACGCTCGTTCAAATGTTGAAAATAGGAGAAGAGAGCGCAAGCTTGCATCAAAGTTTTTCAAATATTGCCAATATGTTTGAAGAAAATATGGAAAAAAAACTTATGCGCTTAATGGCGCTTTTGCAGCCTGCTTTGATTATTTTTTTAGGGCTTTTTGTGGGATTGATCATTCTCTCTATTTTAATGCCCTTAACAAATGTAAGCTTGGATGTTTGA